A stretch of Lachancea thermotolerans CBS 6340 chromosome D complete sequence DNA encodes these proteins:
- the PXA1 gene encoding ATP-binding cassette long-chain fatty acid transporter PXA1 (similar to uniprot|P41909 Saccharomyces cerevisiae YPL147W PXA1 Pxa1p and Pxa2p appear to be subunits of a peroxisomal ATP-binding cassette transporter necessary for transport of long-chain fatty acids into peroxisomes ABC family long-chain fatty acid transporter): MAETTITAQRLKELLVRLPHECIGIDLRGVARGKYAKVILKHLWWLVRNPDTSLNHRKRAQIIFITLAFSAASAASGVGYAIYTLISRLRARTFGRTPVMRRTRSQVMLENGARVMYVPYEENATNKKRILISPKSDDMYEHDKFLFKYFGKNKISQVFYSKFISQLNIISRILVPKVTDQNSILLIFQIFFLVMRTWLSLFVARLDGQIVKDIISGNSRKFLVDLLCWFLIAFPASYTNSAIKYLQRKLSLNFRINLTRYIHDMYLDKRLAFYKLTFDNQASSSVIANIDNSITNDVTKFCDAICSVFANIAKPVIDLVFFSVYLRDNLGTVGIVGIFVNYFITGYTLKRWTPPLGRLVSQRSTAEGDYYNYHLNLINNNEEIAFYHGTKVERTKVNALYDHLMDQMLLVDRVKVNYNILEDYVLKYTWSALGYAFASIPIVIATFSSGVNNEDVNMREFIVNKRLMLSLADAGGRLMHSIKDIAQLTGYTNRIFILLSVLHRVHSNVYNYGATVEEGEDSSGHNSLTSSDIVRGTLQRNFNGIRLENIDVVIPSKYGKDGTRLINKLSFQVPPVITLGNGNSDSNLNINKKLAFQGPGSSMLILGPNGSGKTSIQRIIAEIWPIYNKNGLLSIPPASDLFCVPQKPYFIQGGTFREQIIYPMSADQYFDMGYRDKELTHILGEVKLDYLLKRDKGWRYLDAVAEWKDVLSGGERQRINFARIMFHKPRFVVLDEATNAISADMEDYLFGLLKRYRFNFITISQRPSLIKYHDLALDISTDGTWRLQNLGTDEVITSIEKEIEMLENKLKNVNVWEGERAALMRKLAHI; this comes from the coding sequence ATGGcagaaacaacaatcaCAGCACAGAGGCTGAAAGAACTTTTGGTTCGACTTCCTCACGAGTGCATTGGAATAGACCTCCGCGGGGTTGCGCGCGGTAAGTATGCCAAGGTGATACTCAAGCACCTATGGTGGCTGGTCCGAAACCCTGACACTTCTCTGAACCACAGGAAGCGGGCGCAAATCATTTTTATCACCCTGGCGTTTTCTGCTGCTTCCGCAGCGTCTGGCGTAGGCTATGCGATATACACACTAATTTCGAGGCTGCGCGCCCGTACTTTCGGGAGAACACCCGTGATGAGGAGGACAAGGTCACAGGTCATGCTTGAAAACGGTGCGCGGGTCATGTATGTGCCCTACGAGGAAAACGCAAcaaacaagaagcgcatCCTGATCAGCCCGAAAAGTGACGACATGTATGAGCACGATAAGTTTCTGTTCAAGTATTTCGGCAAGAACAAGATTTCTCAGGTGTTTTACTCAAAGTTCATCAGCCAACTGAACATCATTTCGCGGATACTGGTACCGAAGGTCACCGACCAGAACTCTATCTTGCTCATCtttcaaatcttctttctcgTCATGCGCACCTGGCTGTCGCTGTTTGTGGCGCGTCTCGACGGACAGATCGTCAAGGACATTATATCTGGGAACAGCCGAAAATTCCTTGTCGACCTCTTGTGCTGGTTCCTCATCGCATTCCCCGCCTCTTACACCAACAGTGCCATCAAGTACCTTCAGCGCAAGCTGAGTTTGAATTTCAGGATTAACCTTACACGGTACATTCATGACATGTATCTTGATAAGAGGCTTGCATTTTACAAACTGACGTTTGACAACCAAGCTTCGAGCTCGGTGATTGCCAACATTGACAACTCGATAACCAACGATGTTACGAAATTTTGCGATGCGATTTGTTCAGTTTTCGCCAACATCGCGAAGCCCGTGATTGACCTAGTGTTCTTTTCTGTCTACCTCAGAGACAACCTTGGGACTGTCGGGATTGTGGGCATATTCGTAAACTACTTTATCACGGGCTACACACTCAAGCGCTGGACGCCCCCACTCGGTAGGCTTGTGAGTCAACGTTCAACGGCAGAAGGTGACTATTACAACTATCACCTCAACCttatcaacaacaatgaGGAGATTGCCTTTTACCATGGAACTAAGGTTGAGCGCACAAAAGTGAACGCCCTCTACGATCATTTGATGGACCAAATGCTTTTAGTCGACCGCGTAAAGGTGAATTACAACATTTTGGAGGATTACGTTTTGAAATATACGTGGTCTGCCCTTGGTTACGCATTCGCTTCTATTCCCATCGTCATAGCAACTTTCAGTTCCGGTGTAAACAATGAAGATGTCAATATGAGAGAGTTTATTGTGAACAAAAGACTAATGTTGTCGTTGGCAGATGCGGGCGGTAGACTAATGCATTCTATCAAAGATATTGCGCAGCTAACGGGCTATACTAACAGAATATTCATCTTACTCTCGGTATTGCACAGGGTTCACTCTAATGTGTACAATTACGGTGCaacagttgaagaaggGGAAGATTCTAGTGGCCACAATTCTTTGACGAGCAGTGACATTGTGCGTGGCactcttcaaagaaacttCAACGGTATCAGGCTGGAAAATATAGACGTTGTCATCCCTTCAAAATATGGAAAAGATGGAACACGCCTTATTAACAAACTCAGCTTTCAGGTGCCACCTGTCATTACTCTTGGCAATGGAAACTCCGATTCCAACCTTAATATCAATAAAAAGCTAGCTTTCCAAGGTCCAGGAAGTAGTATGTTAATATTGGGCCCAAACGGCAGCGGCAAGACTTCGATACAAAGGATCATCGCCGAAATATGGCCAATATACAACAAAAACGGGCTGTTGTCAATTCCGCCTGCCTCTGACTTATTTTGCGTTCCCCAAAAACCGTATTTTATCCAAGGAGGAACTTTCAGGGAGCAAATCATTTACCCAATGTCAGCCGATCAATATTTTGACATGGGTTATCGGGATAAAGAGTTGACGCATATTCTGGGGGAGGTTAAGCTGGACTACCTTCTAAAGAGAGATAAAGGATGGAGATACCTTGACGCAGTCGCCGAATGGAAAGACGTATTGAGTGGCGGTGAGAGGCAAAGAATCAATTTTGCTCGCATCATGTTCCACAAACCCAGATTTGTAGTTCTCGATGAAGCTACTAACGCTATTAGTGCTGATATGGAAGATTACTTATTCggtcttttgaagagatacCGTTTTAACTTTATCACTATTTCTCAAAGGCCCTCTCTAATCAAGTATCATGACCTCGCTTTAGACATATCAACCGACGGAACCTGGCGCTTGCAGAATCTCGGCACTGACGAGGTTATCACTTCAATCGAGAAAGAGATTGAGATGCTAGAAAACAAACTGAAAAATGTCAACGTTTGGGAAGGAGAGCGGGCAGCTTTAATGAGAAAGCTTGCTCATATTTGA
- a CDS encoding KLTH0D10912p (conserved hypothetical protein) produces MSFSGVLHKYASRRVAFEFNSTPSKKVVVFIGGLGDGLLTVPYVPKLAQELGSLGWSVIQIQFTSSFKGWGLTSLDQDVSEIKELVDYLKSTEGGSRERIVLFGHSTGSQDTMHYLLKFGDTIDAGVLQASVSDREFFGQAVDKETWNRLNSKAKELVDKGQKDEILPLEYAKVMSETPVTAYRWCSLALPGGDDDYFSSDIPDETLKTTFGRVKKPFLVAYSEQDQIVPAYVDKKKLLDRWQACSNTDFWSKNSGLVNGANHQIEQVQSQDQLLSMVREFLTEFQL; encoded by the coding sequence ATGTCTTTTTCAGGCGTTTTGCATAAATACGCGTCCCGGAGAGTCGCGTTTGAGTTTAATTCGACCCCTTCCaagaaggtggtggtcttCATTGGAGGTTTGGGCGATGGTCTACTGACGGTGCCTTATGTTCCCAAGTTGGCGCAGGAACTGGGGTCTTTGGGCTGGTCCGTGATCCAGATCCAGTTCACAAGCAGTTTTAAGGGCTGGGGGCTGACGTCCCTGGACCAGGACGTGAGCGAGATTAAGGAGCTGGTAGATTACTTGAAGTCCACAGAGGGCGGCTCTCGTGAACGCATTGTGCTTTTCGGACACTCCACAGGCTCGCAGGACACCATGCACTACCTTTTGAAATTCGGCGATACCATCGACGCGGGTGTTCTACAGGCCTCGGTGTCGGACCGCGAATTCTTCGGACAGGCTGTTGACAAAGAAACCTGGAACAGACTCAACTCCAAAGCCAAGGAGCTCGTCGACAAAGGACAGAAGGATGAGATCCTTCCGCTGGAGTATGCCAAGGTCATGAGCGAAACGCCCGTCACTGCGTACAGGTGGTGCTCGCTGGCCCTCCCAGGCGGCGATGATGACTACTTCTCGTCTGACATTCCCGACGAAACTCTAAAGACAACTTTTGGTAGGGTCAAGAAACCATTTTTGGTTGCTTACTCAGAACAGGACCAAATCGTCCCTGCCTACGTCGAtaaaaagaagcttctaGATAGATGGCAAGCGTGCAGCAACACGGACTTCTGGTCGAAAAACTCGGGTTTGGTCAACGGCGCCAATCACCAAATTGAGCAGGTGCAGTCGCAagatcaacttctttcGATGGTGCGTGAATTTCTTACCGAGTTCCAACTTTAA
- a CDS encoding KLTH0D10934p (conserved hypothetical protein): protein MTSISINFSGLGYLRSNSKGVDARGPLSRSTIRRNSHNTMARTLRNGPAFSDPSVTVEPIQFKLFNSGDVATAFPVFSAEDLPDSLVDYMHQEFNKNVDAGQTYPHMQLMNREEFIDYWLHSFCAVALKTDKLVIGPEWNDWEDRFLGTFFVKPNYLPRCSHNCNGGFLVNSLQRGQGIGYRLGQVYLSWAPLLGYTYSVFNLVFVTNVGSWKIWDKLAFDRIGYLPKAAILKGFEQPVDAIMFGKDLTNVEPRLLADLHV from the coding sequence ATGACTTCCATATCAATTAATTTTTCTGGGCTGGGCTATTTAAGATCGAACTCAAAAGGTGTAGATGCTCGAGGGCCTCTATCAAGATCAACAATCAGACGCAATTCTCACAATACAATGGCAAGAACACTTCGCAACGGGCCAGCTTTCTCGGATCCCTCAGTGACTGTGGAGCCGATTCAATTCAAGCTATTCAATTCAGGGGACGTAGCTACTGCATTCCCTGTTTTTTCGGCTGAGGATCTTCCCGATTCCTTGGTTGACTACATGCATCAAGAGTTCAATAAGAATGTCGATGCAGGCCAGACTTACCCCCACATGCAACTCATGAACAGAGAGGAGTTTATCGACTACTGGCTCCACTCTTTCTGCGCTGTCGCGCTGAAGACAGATAAGCTGGTTATAGGCCCCGAATGGAATGACTGGGAAGATCGCTTCCTGGGGACGTTTTTCGTCAAGCCCAACTACCTGCCACGCTGTTCACATAACTGTAACGGTGGATTTTTAGTGAACTCGTTGCAGCGTGGCCAGGGGATTGGATATCGCCTGGGCCAGGTCTATCTGAGCTGGGCTCCCTTGCTAGGGTACACATACTCCGTATTTAACCTTGTTTTCGTGACGAATGTAGGCAGCTGGAAGATCTGGGACAAACTGGCCTTCGACAGGATCGGTTATCTCCCAAAGGCGGCCATTCTAAAGGGTTTCGAACAGCCAGTAGATGCCATCATGTTCGGCAAAGACCTGACGAATGTCGAACCACGTCTTTTGGCAGATCTGCATGTTTAG
- the PPT2 gene encoding holo-[acyl-carrier-protein] synthase (similar to uniprot|Q12036 Saccharomyces cerevisiae YPL148C PPT2 Phosphopantetheine:protein transferase (PPTase) activates mitochondrial acyl carrier protein (Acp1p) by phosphopantetheinylation) gives MPMKRISSRLLNKRMLLLPATLAIPPHAAMLGIGTDIVYLPRFAKIVEKHAPVGQSTTFRKIATKFMHPEEVRHLYQMLQLGYNSPSVVRYLAGVWATKEAIFKSLAAQRLEIPLLPAQKIYTQVFYKTNEQDGAPRVEFDSSIERLHPEFARAYIANTRFVLSIAHDEDYLVSFVCHIRGQAAENVVQKTPRPFS, from the coding sequence ATGCCTATGAAGAGAATCAGCAGCAggctgctcaacaagagaatgcttcttcttcccgCTACACTCGCAATACCCCCACATGCCGCCATGCTAGGCATTGGCACCGACATTGTGTATCTGCCGAGATTCGCGAAAATCGTGGAGAAACACGCGCCAGTTGGACAAAGCACTACGTTCCGTAAAATTGCGACCAAATTTATGCACCCCGAGGAGGTCCGTCACTTGTACCAGATGCTCCAACTGGGATACAATTCTCCTAGTGTCGTGCGATATCTTGCAGGCGTATGGGCTACAAAAGAAGcgatcttcaaaagccttgCCGCTCAGAGGCTCGAAATTCCCCTTCTTCCAGCTCAAAAGATCTACACTCAAGTATTTTACAAGACCAACGAACAGGACGGGGCGCCCCGAGTCGAGTTCGACAGTTCTATAGAGCGCTTGCACCCCGAATTCGCCAGAGCCTACATTGCAAACACTAGATTCGTGCTTAGCATAGCACATGATGAGGATTACCTAGTGAGCTTTGTTTGCCACATTCGGGGCCAAGCTGCGGAAAACGTAGTCCAAAAAACGCCTCGGCCGTTCTCATAA
- the ATG5 gene encoding Atg5p (similar to uniprot|Q12380 Saccharomyces cerevisiae YPL149W ATG5 Conserved autophagy-related protein that undergoes conjugation with Atg12p and then associates with Atg16p to form a cytosolic complex essential for autophagosome formation) has product MDNVRRRAWAGSLNLRVTVHPDLTLNSSNEPEHIISFRVPREIYLVLYFPYILERVAPELRTNVTDFYNGWWLEMEGVPLSWNFPAGVLFDSLTGLDPALRSSRHRHNSLNVWELTLRHEDQCPTNVIPIVRGRDQVREFWMHQWKQACFILNGASKQVMSLSKPDTMKFWDSILRRDQNSFDTIKEKILPTFDNTRYVPLRVHLALPQIRFLEPQAKVQHNNGHIRLGDVLSSEFPEWFPNDSSTPNLAKAVIQGIEVPLQLSVWYLYQELSSFDGFLHVSLCLMTEDASLTSRS; this is encoded by the coding sequence ATGGACAATgtcagaagaagagcctgGGCAGGCTCATTGAATCTGCGTGTCACAGTTCACCCTGATCTAACTTTGAATTCCTCAAACGAGCCCGAGCACATCATTAGTTTTAGAGTACCGAGAGAAATATATCTCGTTCTTTATTTCCCCTATATCCTTGAAAGAGTAGCTCCTGAGCTGAGAACTAATGTCACAGACTTTTACAATGGATGGTGGCTTGAAATGGAGGGCGTTCCGTTGTCGTGGAATTTCCCTGCAGGCGTTTTGTTTGACTCTCTGACGGGGCTGGACCCTGCGCTGAGGTCTTCAAGGCACCGGCACAACAGCCTCAATGTCTGGGAACTGACGTTACGACATGAAGACCAGTGCCCAACAAACGTAATTCCAATCGTTCGGGGAAGAGACCAGGTTCGTGAGTTTTGGATGCATCAGTGGAAGCAAGCTTGTTTCATCTTGAATGGCGCTTCTAAACAGGTGATGTCACTATCGAAGCCCGACACAATGAAGTTTTGGGATAGTATTCTTCGGCGGGACCAGAATAGTTTTGACACAATTAAGGAGAAGATTTTGCCGACTTTCGATAACACACGATATGTTCCTCTGAGAGTTCACCTCGCATTGCCCCAAATTAGGTTTCTGGAGCCACAGGCGAAAGTTCAGCACAATAATGGGCACATAAGGTTGGGAGATGTATTGAGCAGCGAGTTTCCTGAATGGTTCCCGAATGACTCTTCCACGCCTAATCTTGCAAAAGCCGTTATACAGGGCATAGAAGTCCCGTTACAGCTGTCAGTGTGGTATCTTTATCAAGAATTGTCGAGCTTCGACGGTTTTCTACATGTTTCACTTTGCCTGATGACTGAAGACGCGTCTTTGACTTCACGTAGCTGA
- a CDS encoding KLTH0D11022p (conserved hypothetical protein), with product MIFFKLISSPYQLINKAEKMHESESEHLGKAALLWSDLSETHDGLDETPEETYIYFGIFHLDIIHGQSAEHLNRALKQFQDLIRPWNEFYPWTNYNGVKTEVVEDSASAPYILGSLCITDNLEEESLVVSLLQRFSSLQGPEIFVKVTGSDGEVLLIESHDVLPSEYEYPKGNNRLWIHEGKFKLIPSNVTPGRGMERSEALNFLLNTYYKLIEVPEVSSILHQRFVLDTPEKYLRNLYQLPLELNNKQHFELLKKKPRLIGYIIKCLYQENLSHEPEKIIEECENQPLTLLLPVSQCKLLSFYLQYSGIDLQSERLPSITGAIISRALEQVIRYDKHFQRENFTSCSEALDSFQVQLVSQGYLKKEVPHQKANMGALLIEAEAEVAEEDTMERMQSLFTGIKSSLEEEDNNKQANESSDDSDTAADHEAQKFFSAQNIDIDEDDFFEFFLTEALKVKKEDLKNYQSGSAPPSERYHEKEDEAEAVNEFEGHLSTDSRGHSNDTEALEELIEAMRLDPSAFENIQNILDLDSE from the coding sequence AtgatatttttcaaactcatctcatcgcctTACCAACTGATAAAtaaagctgaaaaaatgCACGAGTCCGAAAGCGAGCACCTCGGGAAGGCTGCTCTACTCTGGTCAGATCTTTCGGAAACTCACGACGGTCTTGATGAAACCCCCGAAGAAACCTACATTTATTTTGGTATTTTTCATTTAGATATAATTCATGGGCAGTCGGCTGAACACCTTAATCGTGCTTTGAAGCAATTTCAGGATCTTATTCGCCCCTGGAACGAATTTTACCCATGGACGAACTACAATGGCGTTAAAAcagaagttgttgaggaTTCTGCTTCTGCGCCGTATATCCTTGGCTCTTTATGCATCACCGACAACCTTGAGGAAGAATCACTGGTTGtgagtcttcttcagcgaTTTTCAAGTTTACAGGGCCCAGAAATCTTCGTAAAAGTTACCGGATCAGATGGGGAAGTTCTCCTGATAGAAAGTCATGATGTGTTGCCAAGCGAATATGAATATCCAAAAGGCAATAATCGCTTATGGATACATGAAGGAAAGTTTAAGTTGATCCCTAGCAACGTGACTCCTGGCCGTGGCATGGAAAGATCAGAAGCACTGAATTTTCTTCTAAACACCTACTATAAGCTCATAGAAGTTCCAGAAGTTAGCAGTATACTTCACCAAAGGTTCGTCCTGGATACGCCTGAGAAGTATTTGAGAAATCTCTATCAATTGCCATTAGAGTTGAATAACAAGCAACATTTCGAACTtttaaagaaaaagccacGACTAATTGGCTATATAATCAAATGCTTATACCAAGAAAACTTAAGTCACGAACCCGAAAAGATAATCGAAGAATGTGAAAATCAACCATTAACCCTGTTGCTGCCTGTATCACAATGCAAATTGTTATCCTTTTACCTTCAGTATTCGGGCATTGATCTTCAAAGCGAGCGTTTGCCGTCAATAACAGGCGCTATAATCAGCAGAGCCTTGGAACAAGTCATCAGGTATGATAAACATTTTCAGCGTGAGAACTTTACGTCCTGTTCCGAAGCGTTAGACAGTTTCCAAGTGCAGCTTGTTAGTCAAGgctatttgaaaaaagaggTCCCACACCAAAAAGCAAATATGGGCGCTCTATTAAtcgaagcagaagcagaagtcGCAGAGGAGGACACCATGGAGAGGATGCAAAGCTTGTTTACTGGGATAAAGTCCAGCTTGGAGGAGGAAGATAACAATAAACAAGCCAATGAATCGAGCGATGACAGTGATACCGCTGCTGACCATgaggctcaaaaattctttAGTGCACAAAACATAGATATCGATGAggatgatttcttcgagTTTTTCCTGACCGAAGCTCTCAAAGTTAAAAAAGAGGACCTAAAGAACTACCAAAGCGGTTCTGCTCCTCCTTCCGAAAGGTACCAcgaaaaagaagacgaggCTGAAGCTGTAAACGAATTTGAAGGTCATCTCTCGACGGATAGCCGAGGCCATTCAAATGATACAGAGGCTTTGGAGGAACTTATCGAGGCTATGAGGCTTGACCCCTCCGCGTTCGAAAATATACAAAATATCTTAGATTTGGACTCCGAATAA
- a CDS encoding non-specific serine/threonine protein kinase (similar to uniprot|Q12152 Saccharomyces cerevisiae YPL150W), with the protein MFPSRLEQNQLKANISASYNKLYGQFSLTELRDVGNYRILKIVGEGSFGKVYLASHRLTHQKVVLKMGSKNDPNVVREVFYHRQFDYVYITKLYEVIVTENSVWMALEYCPGKELYEYLLIKKRIPLDECSHLFSQIVGAVFYAHSMKCVHRDLKLENILLDKKGQAKLTDFGFTRECATKGILETVCGTTVYMAPELIERKPYEGYKIDTWSLGIILYTMIHGAMPFDEEDDIKTKYRIVNNEPFYDDNFIDANGKDLIMQLLQKDPSQRPSLTQVLQHPFMFPHGSSILEKTDKTIKRQSQGCKHFHSKLERRLLKKLKQSGFDTQAIKQSVNKKKCDALAGTWQLLLEKEKRSEILRHPKRSRSVLSVKKVFEPSLPSRKGSEDLKNPEQGGKAASLKRIMSRKSDTVSIRQPINATQLKMSPQQSPAEQTEGSGNTRSNKKHNFFNKMTNFFKTKKQNGIHYQNGSPSLSSKNADKRKRNTNSFESNKNSPHRSPTRNGNGLMPGIDVEKKPHEKLKIEEPMLKKFKSNTSSEGSRQTSMGNYDSELDHRPANNEHEVPEGNKLLEQRGRPMSILSQQSEMSNDTYNSEYSTDGNISNSKANSSISSNNRNISSVILSPTGDLTDNQTTQSRVTTRRSMSIMSSASSASERSSRTDSFYDISTASSPKTMDLRAMGNYSNADTMVPRMTVGSQWLSKRGRSPVGRRGRPPKRNISRKLMNHSSSAAQSVIQEESSFDNEDDNSGALIEETEGQGIPDAPLLHDLETPSSISGTPSKPSTPICAEIQPTDTRPVLFAMGRSFSGGSRWSRNLSEERILTSDFPSLQNAGVHSDIGSADDEDNSLDD; encoded by the coding sequence ATGTTTCCGTCGAGACTCGAACAGAACCAGCTCAAAGCCAACATCTCGGCATCCTACAACAAGCTGTATGGCCAGTTCTCGCTGACGGAGCTGCGGGATGTAGGCAACTACCGGATTCTCAAAATCGTGGGCGAGGGAAGCTTCGGCAAGGTGTACCTGGCCAGCCATCGGCTAACGCACCAGAAGGTGGTACTGAAAATGGGATCCAAGAACGACCCCAACGTTGTGCGGGAGGTCTTCTACCACCGGCAATTCGACTATGTGTACATCACCAAATTGTACGAGGTCATCGTGACGGAGAACTCCGTCTGGATGGCGCTTGAGTACTGCCCGGGCAAAGAGTTGTATGAGTATTTGCTGATCAAGAAGCGTATCCCGCTCGATGAGTGCTCCCACCTCTTTTCGCAGATTGTGGGTGCCGTCTTTTACGCGCACTCGATGAAGTGCGTTCACCGGGACCTGAAGCTCGAAAACATCCTCCTGGACAAGAAGGGCCAGGCCAAGCTGACAGACTTTGGCTTCACTCGTGAGTGTGCCACAAAGGGCATCCTCGAGACCGTGTGTGGAACCACCGTCTATATGGCCCCGGAGTTGATAGAGCGCAAGCCCTACGAGGGCTACAAAATCGACACATGGTCGCTTGGCATCATATTGTACACCATGATCCACGGGGCAATGCCTTTcgatgaggaagatgatATCAAGACTAAGTACAGAATTGTCAATAATGAGCCGTTCTACGATGACAACTTCATTGACGCCAACGGGAAGGATTTGATTatgcagcttcttcaaaaggacCCCAGCCAACGGCCTTCCCTCACGCAAGTGCTCCAACACCCATTCATGTTTCCCCATGGGTCTTCGATATTAGAAAAAACAGATAAGACGATAAAGCGCCAGAGCCAAGGGTGCAAACATTTTCATTCGAAGCTTGAGCGCAGgttgctcaagaagctgaaacaGTCTGGATTTGACACCCAAGCTATAAAACAGTCGGTAAATAAGAAGAAGTGCGATGCCTTAGCAGGAACCTGGCAGCTTTTGctagagaaagagaagagaagcGAAATCCTACGCCACCCAAAACGGAGCAGGTCTGTTCTGTCCGTCAAAAAGGTATTTGAGCCGTCTTTACCAAGCAGAAAAGGTTCTGAAGACCTAAAAAATCCGGAACAAGGAGGCAAAGCAGCGTCTTTGAAGCGAATAATGAGTAGGAAAAGTGATACCGTCTCCATTAGACAGCCGATAAACGCCACACAACTTAAGATGTCACCACAGCAATCTCCGGCTGAACAGACTGAGGGCAGTGGGAATACAAGGTCaaacaagaagcacaactttttcaacaaaatgaccaattttttcaaaaccaagaagcagaacGGTATTCACTATCAAAATGGGTCACCTAGTCTCTCTTCTAAGAACGCAGACAAGAGGAAACGCAACACAAACTCATTTGAATCAAACAAGAACAGTCCGCATCGCTCACCTACCCGCAACGGTAACGGGCTGATGCCTGGGATTGACGTGGAGAAGAAGCCCCATGAAAAACTGAAAATTGAGGAACCCatgctcaaaaagttcaagtccAACACTTCGAGCGAAGGGTCTCGGCAAACGTCAATGGGAAACTATGATAGCGAGCTAGATCATAGACCTGCTAACAATGAGCACGAAGTCCCAGAGGGTAACAAATTGCTTGAGCAAAGGGGACGCCCCATGTCAATTCTTTCTCAGCAATCCGAGATGTCAAATGACACATATAACTCGGAGTATTCAACGGACGGCAACATCTCGAATTCGAAAGCAAACAGCAGCATAAGCTCTAATAACAGAAATATTAGCAGCGTTATACTTTCCCCTACCGGCGATTTAACAGATAATCAGACCACGCAGTCTCGCGTAACAACAAGAAGGTCGATGAGCATTATGTCCAGTGCCTCAAGCGCATCCGAGAGGAGCTCTCGAACGGATTCATTTTATGACATTTCTACTGCCTCCTCTCCGAAAACCATGGACCTAAGAGCTATGGGAAATTATTCAAACGCGGATACCATGGTACCGCGTATGACTGTTGGGTCCCAATGGCTGTCAAAACGCGGGAGATCACCAGTCGGTAGAAGAGGAAGACCACCAAAGAGGAACATCAGCCGGAAGCTGATGAATCATAGTTCTTCTGCCGCCCAGTCTGTTatccaagaagaaagttCTTTTGACAATGAGGACGACAACTCTGGAGCGTTGATTGAAGAGACCGAAGGCCAGGGCATTCCAGATGCCCCATTATTGCATGATTTAGAAACACCTTCCTCCATCAGCGGAACCCCTTCAAAGCCATCTACTCCAATTTGTGCGGAAATCCAGCCCACAGATACAAGACCGGTTCTGTTTGCCATGGGAAGATCTTTTAGTGGTGGTAGCCGCTGGTCGCGCAATCTTTCAGAAGAGAGGATATTAACATCTGATTTCCCTTCTCTCCAAAACGCCGGCGTTCATTCAGATATTGGTAGTGCCGACGATGAGGATAACTCTCTCGACGATTGA